A DNA window from Haloactinospora alba contains the following coding sequences:
- a CDS encoding primosomal protein N' produces the protein MTAQPTPGEGTLFDTPRAATAAASGPKKRAPAPEEPIARVAVDTPLPHLDRPFDYRVPESMHTTAVPGCRVRVRFGGQVRSGFLLERASSSDFDGQLSYLHQVVSSEPVLTPEVRRLSRAVADRYAGTLSDVLRLAIPPRHARVEREQPEPPQPAPAELPPHGPWENYPHGPSFLAALRSQRCPRAVWNALPGSDWADTVAIAAATALWSGQGTVAVLPDGRDVEALDTAMRERLGSGRHVALTADLGPAERYRRWLSVLRGHVRVVVGTRAAMFAPVHELGLVVLWDDGDDVHCDPHAPYPHARTVLTMRAHHLGTAALVGGFARTADAAQLIESGWAHPLTADRTTLRSHAPRVHASGDDSELARDDAARSARLPLRALRMARESSQTGPVLIQVPRRGYLASLLCQGCRGSARCASCQGPLAVRSAHAMPYCRWCGHLAGAWSCPTCGGSRLRAGVVGTRRTAEELGRAFPSLPVHTSGRDEVLTAVSDRPALVVATPGAEPSAPSGYTAALLLDGWALLDRADLRAAEEALRRWYNAASLVRPADDGGRVAVVAEAGLSATQALVRWDPAGFAERELAERRELGFPPAVAMASVTGEPEHVRELLADVTLPESAEVLGPVPVSNEDSDSTERALLRVPRGDVLELARALKTATAARSARKDEHLARVRMDPLEVV, from the coding sequence ATGACTGCGCAGCCCACCCCCGGGGAAGGGACTCTCTTCGACACGCCACGAGCCGCCACCGCCGCGGCGTCCGGTCCGAAAAAGCGCGCTCCCGCCCCCGAGGAACCGATCGCCCGTGTCGCGGTGGACACTCCGCTCCCGCACCTCGACCGACCGTTCGACTACCGCGTGCCCGAGAGCATGCACACCACCGCCGTACCGGGGTGCCGGGTGCGGGTGCGGTTCGGTGGCCAGGTCCGCAGCGGGTTCCTCCTTGAACGGGCGTCCTCCTCCGACTTCGACGGCCAGCTGTCCTACCTGCACCAGGTCGTCTCCTCGGAACCCGTCCTCACCCCGGAGGTGCGCCGGCTCTCCCGTGCCGTCGCCGACCGCTACGCCGGAACGCTCAGTGACGTGCTGCGGCTGGCGATACCGCCGCGACACGCGCGGGTGGAGCGGGAACAACCGGAACCGCCCCAACCCGCTCCCGCGGAGCTTCCTCCCCACGGACCGTGGGAGAACTACCCGCACGGGCCGTCCTTCCTGGCCGCGCTGCGTTCGCAACGTTGCCCCCGCGCGGTCTGGAACGCGCTACCCGGGTCCGACTGGGCCGACACGGTCGCCATCGCGGCGGCCACCGCGCTCTGGTCCGGCCAGGGGACGGTCGCGGTCCTCCCGGACGGTCGGGATGTGGAGGCTCTCGACACCGCGATGCGCGAGCGGCTGGGAAGCGGGCGCCACGTGGCGCTCACCGCCGACCTCGGTCCCGCCGAACGCTACCGTCGCTGGCTCTCTGTGCTGCGGGGACACGTGCGCGTGGTCGTGGGAACGCGTGCCGCCATGTTCGCTCCCGTCCACGAGCTGGGGTTGGTGGTCCTGTGGGACGACGGTGACGACGTCCACTGCGATCCGCACGCCCCCTATCCCCACGCGCGTACCGTGCTGACCATGCGCGCCCACCACCTGGGAACCGCCGCGCTTGTCGGGGGATTCGCGCGCACCGCCGACGCCGCGCAGCTCATCGAGTCCGGGTGGGCGCATCCGTTGACCGCCGACCGCACCACCCTGCGTTCCCATGCCCCACGGGTGCACGCCTCCGGCGACGACAGCGAACTCGCCCGCGACGACGCCGCGCGCAGCGCCCGCCTTCCGCTCCGGGCGCTGCGGATGGCACGCGAGTCCTCCCAGACGGGCCCGGTACTCATCCAGGTACCGCGACGGGGCTACCTCGCGTCCCTGCTGTGCCAGGGGTGCCGGGGATCAGCCCGGTGCGCCTCCTGCCAGGGGCCGTTGGCGGTCCGCAGCGCTCACGCCATGCCCTACTGCCGGTGGTGCGGACACCTCGCCGGAGCCTGGAGCTGTCCCACCTGCGGCGGTTCGCGCCTCCGCGCCGGCGTCGTGGGAACGCGGAGGACCGCCGAGGAGCTGGGACGGGCGTTTCCCTCCCTGCCCGTGCACACCTCCGGACGGGACGAGGTCCTCACCGCCGTGTCGGACCGTCCCGCTCTCGTGGTGGCCACCCCCGGGGCCGAACCGAGCGCCCCGTCCGGTTACACGGCCGCGCTGTTGCTGGACGGGTGGGCTCTGCTCGACCGTGCCGACCTGCGAGCGGCGGAGGAGGCGCTTCGGCGGTGGTACAACGCTGCGAGCCTGGTACGCCCCGCCGACGACGGTGGACGGGTCGCCGTCGTGGCCGAAGCCGGGCTGTCCGCGACCCAGGCGCTCGTCCGGTGGGACCCGGCCGGCTTCGCCGAACGGGAACTCGCCGAACGCCGGGAGCTCGGGTTTCCGCCCGCGGTGGCCATGGCGTCGGTAACGGGAGAACCGGAACACGTGCGCGAACTTCTCGCCGACGTCACCCTCCCGGAGTCCGCCGAGGTACTGGGACCGGTCCCTGTTTCCAACGAGGACAGCGACAGCACCGAACGCGCACTGTTGCGGGTGCCACGCGGGGACGTTCTGGAGCTGGCCAGGGCTCTCAAAACGGCGACGGCTGCCCGTAGCGCCCGCAAGGACGAGCATCTGGCGCGTGTACGGATGGATCCGCTGGAAGTCGTCTAG
- a CDS encoding riboflavin synthase: MFTGIVEELGEVRSIAPVSDAPGENHRLELYGPTVVSDARPGDSIAVNGVCLTVTEASTDSFTVDVMQETLHSSGLGNLFPGAPVNLERAAAVSDRIGGHIVQGHVDGTGEILERRDDEHGETVRVSLPEELARYTVRKGSVTVDGVSLTIASLTETSFSVALIPTTLAWTTLGHKQVGDPVNLEVDVLAKYVERLLGDRSAAG, encoded by the coding sequence GTGTTTACCGGAATCGTGGAGGAACTGGGTGAGGTTCGCTCCATTGCGCCTGTCAGCGACGCGCCGGGGGAGAACCACCGTCTGGAGCTATACGGGCCAACCGTCGTCTCGGACGCGCGGCCCGGTGACTCCATAGCCGTCAATGGCGTCTGCCTGACCGTGACCGAAGCGTCGACGGACAGCTTCACCGTCGACGTCATGCAGGAGACACTGCACAGCTCCGGCCTCGGCAACCTGTTCCCGGGGGCCCCGGTCAACCTGGAGCGCGCCGCAGCGGTCTCGGACCGGATCGGCGGACACATCGTCCAGGGCCATGTCGACGGGACCGGGGAGATCCTGGAACGCCGTGACGACGAACACGGCGAGACCGTCCGTGTCTCACTCCCGGAGGAACTCGCCCGATACACGGTGCGGAAGGGTTCCGTCACCGTGGACGGAGTCAGCCTCACCATCGCGTCGCTGACCGAGACCTCCTTCAGTGTCGCTCTGATCCCGACCACCCTCGCGTGGACCACTCTCGGCCACAAACAGGTCGGTGACCCGGTCAACCTGGAGGTCGACGTCCTCGCCAAGTACGTGGAACGCCTGCTCGGCGACCGGAGCGCGGCCGGATGA
- a CDS encoding SAM-dependent methyltransferase, translating to MTDERRALHTDPERPAAEIPSPRVIDMETHRPRPGAGAEPVGNAEEKRGFLRRVVAYLAADAGVRQFIDMGSRLPVREVVQQVADAHVATARIVYVDPEGTVPLRGRAHARGEAVSVVAAGSGPHELAERLQQRGLVDFRLPAAALLVDSGCFPESVMRGGDLVPALYEVMPSGSYLAMAREPDSADTARTTLTAAVFSPFTLLAPGVADLAWWPYPDHEVASAGTGIPAGVGRKE from the coding sequence GTGACTGACGAGCGGCGGGCACTGCACACGGATCCGGAGAGGCCCGCCGCTGAGATTCCCAGCCCGCGCGTGATCGACATGGAGACCCACCGTCCCCGGCCCGGCGCCGGCGCGGAGCCGGTCGGGAACGCGGAAGAGAAGCGGGGTTTCCTCCGGCGGGTCGTGGCCTACCTCGCCGCTGACGCTGGGGTGCGGCAGTTCATCGACATGGGCTCGCGGCTTCCGGTCCGGGAGGTGGTCCAACAGGTCGCTGACGCCCACGTCGCGACGGCGCGGATCGTCTATGTGGATCCGGAGGGAACGGTCCCGCTGCGTGGCAGGGCGCACGCGCGCGGTGAGGCCGTGTCCGTGGTGGCTGCGGGGTCGGGCCCCCACGAGCTCGCCGAGCGGCTCCAACAACGGGGACTGGTGGACTTCCGGCTTCCGGCCGCGGCCCTGTTGGTGGACAGCGGGTGTTTCCCGGAGAGCGTGATGAGGGGTGGCGACCTGGTGCCGGCACTGTACGAGGTGATGCCCTCCGGCAGCTACCTGGCGATGGCACGGGAGCCGGACAGCGCTGACACGGCCCGGACCACTCTGACAGCCGCCGTGTTCTCCCCCTTCACACTGCTCGCCCCCGGCGTGGCCGACCTCGCGTGGTGGCCGTACCCGGACCATGAGGTGGCCAGCGCCGGAACGGGGATACCGGCGGGAGTGGGGCGCAAGGAGTGA
- a CDS encoding bifunctional 3,4-dihydroxy-2-butanone-4-phosphate synthase/GTP cyclohydrolase II produces MASTVSETPETPIHLDDIPGALADLAAGRPVVVVDDEDRENEGDLIFAAEKATPELLAFMIRYTSGVICVPMLGDDLDRLELPLMTTANQESMRTAYTVTVDARSGITTGISAADRARTIGLLADGESTAKDFVRPGHILPLRYRSGGVLNRRGHTEASVDLARLAGLQPAGVLAEVVNDDGTMARLPRLREFADEHGLRLVSIEQLVQHLGAAETTPSAVPARIRRVVETRIPNRHGEWRAVGYRGSADGAEHVALIHGDIGNGTDVLTRLHSECLTGDAFGSRRCDCGTQLEVAMASIAEHGSGVIVYLRGHEGRGIGLLHKLRAYHLQDDGADTVDANLELGLPADARDFSAGGRILDDLGVHSVRLLSNNPGKVEGLARHGIAVTERVTMPTAVTDDNLHYLRTKRDRMGHDLPDIAAAT; encoded by the coding sequence ATGGCCAGTACCGTCAGCGAGACGCCCGAAACCCCGATCCACCTCGACGACATACCCGGTGCTCTCGCGGACCTTGCCGCGGGCCGTCCCGTGGTCGTGGTGGACGACGAGGACCGGGAGAACGAAGGTGACCTCATATTCGCTGCCGAGAAGGCCACCCCGGAGCTCCTGGCCTTCATGATCCGCTACACCTCGGGCGTCATCTGCGTACCGATGCTCGGGGACGACCTCGACCGGCTCGAGCTCCCCCTGATGACCACGGCCAACCAGGAGAGCATGCGTACCGCCTACACCGTCACGGTGGACGCGCGCTCGGGCATCACGACCGGAATCTCCGCCGCGGACCGTGCCCGTACGATCGGTTTGCTCGCCGACGGGGAAAGCACGGCGAAGGACTTCGTCCGCCCCGGCCACATCCTGCCGCTGCGGTACCGCTCCGGCGGCGTCCTCAACCGGCGTGGGCACACCGAGGCCTCGGTCGACCTGGCCCGTCTGGCGGGACTGCAGCCGGCGGGTGTGCTCGCCGAAGTGGTCAACGACGACGGGACGATGGCCCGGCTACCGCGGCTGCGCGAGTTCGCCGACGAACACGGCCTGCGTCTCGTCTCCATCGAACAACTCGTGCAGCACCTGGGAGCAGCGGAGACCACCCCCTCGGCCGTCCCCGCCCGGATCCGGCGCGTGGTCGAGACGCGGATACCCAACCGGCACGGGGAGTGGCGTGCCGTGGGTTACCGGGGATCGGCGGACGGGGCCGAGCACGTCGCTCTGATCCACGGTGACATCGGTAACGGCACCGATGTCCTCACCCGGCTCCACTCGGAGTGCCTCACCGGCGACGCCTTCGGTTCACGCCGCTGCGACTGCGGTACCCAGCTCGAGGTGGCCATGGCCAGCATCGCCGAACACGGGAGCGGGGTCATCGTGTACCTGCGCGGACACGAGGGGCGCGGCATCGGGCTGTTGCACAAACTCCGCGCGTACCACCTGCAGGACGACGGAGCGGACACCGTCGACGCCAACCTCGAACTGGGACTGCCCGCCGACGCGCGGGACTTCAGTGCCGGCGGCCGGATCCTCGACGATCTCGGTGTCCACTCGGTGCGTCTGCTCAGCAACAACCCCGGCAAGGTCGAAGGGCTGGCCCGGCACGGCATAGCCGTGACCGAACGGGTCACCATGCCCACCGCCGTCACGGACGACAACCTGCACTACCTGCGCACGAAACGGGACCGAATGGGCCACGACCTTCCGGACATCGCCGCCGCCACCTGA
- the fmt gene encoding methionyl-tRNA formyltransferase, translating into MKLVFAGTPQVAVPSLHALLSSGHEVAAVVTRPDAAAGRGRKVTASPVAETAVAAGVEVLKPEKADDPDFLQRLREIAPDCCPTVAYGAMLRRETLDVPEHGWVNLHFSLLPAWRGAAPVQHAVLHGDDVTGAATFQIEPDLDSGPVYGVVTEPVGPRDTSGELLTRLAYAGAGLLVRTVDGIESGDVVARPQDGDASYAPKLTPADAEVDFGTPAMRVDRLVRACTPAPGAWTTFRGSRLKLGPVRPRTDAERLEAGRVSADKHRVLVGTATHPVELGDVQPQGKRSMTAVDWARGVRPSETERLGASQDG; encoded by the coding sequence TTGAAGCTGGTCTTCGCTGGAACGCCCCAGGTAGCGGTGCCGTCGTTGCACGCGCTGCTGTCGTCCGGGCACGAGGTGGCAGCGGTCGTCACCAGGCCGGACGCCGCCGCGGGGCGCGGCCGCAAGGTAACGGCCAGTCCGGTGGCCGAGACCGCCGTAGCCGCTGGTGTGGAAGTACTCAAACCGGAGAAGGCGGACGATCCGGATTTCCTGCAGCGGTTGCGGGAGATCGCGCCGGACTGCTGCCCCACCGTGGCCTACGGTGCGATGCTGCGTCGTGAGACGTTGGACGTCCCCGAGCACGGTTGGGTCAACCTGCACTTCTCGCTGTTGCCGGCGTGGCGCGGCGCCGCGCCCGTACAACACGCGGTGCTGCACGGGGACGACGTCACGGGAGCCGCCACCTTCCAGATCGAGCCCGACCTCGACTCCGGACCGGTCTACGGCGTGGTCACCGAACCGGTCGGTCCACGCGACACCAGCGGAGAGCTCCTCACACGCCTCGCGTACGCCGGCGCCGGCCTGTTGGTGCGAACGGTGGACGGCATCGAGTCGGGTGACGTCGTGGCCCGCCCGCAGGACGGCGACGCGTCCTACGCGCCGAAGCTCACCCCGGCCGACGCGGAGGTGGACTTCGGGACCCCCGCGATGCGGGTGGACCGCCTCGTGCGCGCCTGTACACCCGCGCCTGGGGCGTGGACCACGTTCCGCGGCAGTCGGTTGAAGCTCGGGCCGGTCCGTCCCCGCACCGACGCGGAACGGTTGGAAGCCGGACGTGTCTCGGCGGACAAGCACCGTGTGCTCGTGGGAACAGCCACTCACCCCGTTGAACTGGGCGACGTGCAACCCCAGGGGAAACGCTCCATGACAGCGGTGGACTGGGCACGGGGGGTGCGGCCCTCGGAGACGGAACGCCTCGGTGCCTCCCAGGACGGGTAA
- a CDS encoding phosphatase PAP2 family protein: MNAVWDVEVSIIRGIQALGRWLEQPMLAVSALGSEMLFLALLPLLFWCVHAGFGARIGVALLGTSVINGLLKSLAYGARPYWFDSSVTPMSTENTFGVPSGHTQTATVGWGYAAARISWRWSWPVAGAAIGLTAFSRVYLGVHFLSDVLVGLAVGLGLLWGMLRYEGTVLRWWRQRSLTVQLGMAGGVSLLPLALAASWQAVRGGWEPPEGWGGSVPGTVPGASVEHLVTTGGAFFGVLAGLSVLAVRGWYSASGPVVSRVTRYVFGVTGLVLIMVVLRLALPGGNGAVGAVGDYVGYALIGAWTALGAPELFVRMGLAQRPGTQEAQEAGV, from the coding sequence TTGAACGCGGTCTGGGACGTCGAGGTCAGCATCATCCGGGGCATCCAGGCTCTGGGGCGATGGCTGGAACAGCCGATGCTCGCGGTGAGCGCCCTCGGTTCGGAGATGCTGTTCCTCGCGCTGCTGCCGCTGCTGTTCTGGTGCGTGCACGCGGGCTTCGGCGCGCGGATCGGTGTAGCCCTGCTCGGAACATCGGTGATTAACGGGTTACTCAAGAGCCTCGCCTACGGTGCGCGACCGTACTGGTTCGACTCGTCCGTGACGCCGATGTCCACGGAGAACACGTTCGGCGTTCCCTCGGGCCACACACAGACGGCGACGGTCGGGTGGGGGTACGCGGCCGCCAGGATATCCTGGCGGTGGTCGTGGCCGGTGGCCGGAGCGGCGATCGGTCTGACCGCGTTCTCCCGTGTCTACCTCGGGGTGCACTTCCTGAGCGACGTACTGGTCGGCCTGGCGGTAGGGCTGGGACTGTTGTGGGGGATGCTGCGCTACGAGGGCACCGTGCTGCGTTGGTGGCGCCAGCGCAGCCTGACGGTCCAGCTCGGCATGGCAGGAGGCGTCTCGCTTCTCCCCCTGGCACTGGCGGCGTCGTGGCAGGCAGTCCGCGGCGGGTGGGAGCCCCCGGAGGGGTGGGGCGGATCGGTCCCGGGGACGGTGCCCGGTGCGTCCGTGGAACACCTGGTCACCACGGGTGGTGCGTTTTTCGGCGTGCTGGCGGGACTGTCCGTGCTCGCGGTGCGGGGCTGGTACAGCGCGTCGGGTCCGGTCGTTTCCCGCGTGACACGGTACGTGTTCGGTGTTACCGGGCTGGTCCTCATCATGGTGGTACTGCGCCTCGCGCTGCCTGGTGGGAACGGTGCTGTGGGAGCGGTGGGCGACTACGTCGGTTACGCGCTCATCGGGGCCTGGACCGCGCTGGGAGCCCCCGAACTGTTCGTGCGTATGGGGCTGGCGCAACGCCCCGGCACCCAGGAAGCCCAGGAAGCGGGAGTGTGA
- a CDS encoding RsmB/NOP family class I SAM-dependent RNA methyltransferase: MTQRSGSPKRSPRSGTHGGASGGAAPTSAGGGDPARRAAYDVLCAVLRRDAYANLLLPSVLRDRGVSGRDAALATELTYGTLRGQGSYDAVLDVCIDRSLASVDAEVVPLLRLGAHQLLATKIPPHAAVSATVQLSRTVVGRHRSRFVNAVLRKVAARDLEQWLAVVSPPRSEDPLGSLAVRHSHPRWIVAALAEALGEAPDGELRETEQLLTTHNERPLVPLVAKPGRATVEELSHSGAVPAAYSPYAAYLPEGDPAALPEVHQRRAAVQDEASQLAALAVLRTPIEGRDAHWLDACAGPGGKAGLLAGIAGERGARLLAAEMRPARAGLLAGAVEGSAGEAQVVVADSTRPAWRNDTFDRVLVDVPCSGLGALRRRPESRWRRTEATVTELVPLQRELLERALDAVRPGGVVGYATCSPHLGETRGVVDAVRGERDDVTAVRAADQLTGVADVAAGEYAQFWPHRHGTDAIFVALLRKH; encoded by the coding sequence GTGACACAGCGTTCCGGTTCCCCGAAGCGTTCCCCTCGTAGCGGGACCCACGGAGGTGCGTCCGGGGGTGCCGCACCCACCTCAGCCGGTGGTGGCGACCCCGCTCGTCGGGCCGCCTACGACGTCCTGTGCGCGGTGCTCCGACGGGACGCCTACGCGAACCTGCTGTTGCCCTCCGTGCTGCGTGACCGAGGCGTGTCGGGAAGGGACGCCGCTCTGGCGACCGAACTCACCTACGGTACGTTGCGCGGCCAGGGGAGCTATGACGCGGTGCTGGACGTGTGCATCGACCGCTCGTTGGCGTCGGTGGACGCCGAGGTCGTACCGCTGCTGCGACTGGGCGCCCACCAGCTGCTGGCGACGAAGATCCCGCCGCACGCTGCCGTGAGCGCGACGGTCCAACTGTCGCGGACCGTCGTGGGACGCCACCGCTCCCGGTTCGTCAACGCGGTGCTGCGCAAGGTCGCCGCCCGCGATCTGGAACAGTGGCTCGCGGTCGTTTCCCCACCGCGGTCGGAGGACCCGCTGGGCAGTCTCGCGGTGCGCCACAGCCACCCGCGTTGGATCGTCGCGGCCCTGGCCGAAGCGCTGGGAGAGGCGCCTGACGGCGAGCTGCGGGAGACCGAGCAGCTGCTGACGACACACAACGAACGCCCTCTGGTCCCTCTGGTGGCGAAGCCGGGGCGGGCCACGGTGGAAGAGCTGTCGCACAGTGGCGCGGTACCCGCGGCCTATTCCCCCTACGCCGCTTACCTGCCGGAGGGCGACCCGGCAGCGCTGCCCGAGGTTCACCAGCGTCGTGCCGCCGTGCAGGACGAGGCCAGCCAGTTGGCGGCGCTGGCCGTGCTCCGTACCCCGATCGAGGGAAGGGACGCCCACTGGCTGGACGCGTGCGCGGGACCGGGCGGGAAGGCCGGCCTGCTCGCCGGCATCGCTGGCGAGCGCGGGGCGCGGTTGCTCGCTGCCGAGATGCGTCCCGCCCGGGCGGGACTGCTCGCCGGCGCGGTCGAGGGTTCCGCCGGTGAGGCGCAGGTGGTCGTCGCCGATTCCACCCGTCCGGCGTGGCGGAACGACACGTTCGACCGGGTGCTCGTGGACGTTCCGTGCAGCGGGTTGGGCGCGTTGCGCAGACGCCCGGAGTCGCGGTGGCGGCGCACGGAGGCGACCGTGACCGAGCTGGTGCCGCTGCAGCGTGAGCTGCTCGAACGCGCGCTGGACGCGGTTCGCCCCGGCGGGGTGGTGGGGTACGCCACGTGCTCGCCGCATCTGGGGGAGACCCGGGGCGTCGTCGACGCGGTCCGCGGCGAACGCGACGACGTCACCGCCGTGCGCGCCGCTGACCAGCTCACCGGTGTCGCGGACGTGGCGGCGGGCGAGTACGCGCAGTTCTGGCCGCACCGGCACGGTACCGACGCGATCTTCGTGGCGCTGCTGCGCAAACACTGA
- the ribH gene encoding 6,7-dimethyl-8-ribityllumazine synthase, which produces MTAAGRPQDLAVDATGLRLGIVATRWNTEIVDTMLDCALDAARRSGVEDPTVLRVPGTVELPVAAQELTREHDAVVALGVVIRGGTPHFDYVCQSFTQGITEVALRSATPVAHGVLTCDNQEQAWDRAGFLGSREDKGTEAVVAALDTALVLRGVRAGSRAGQ; this is translated from the coding sequence ATGACCGCTGCAGGACGTCCCCAGGACCTCGCCGTAGACGCCACCGGTCTGCGGTTGGGAATCGTCGCCACCCGGTGGAACACCGAGATCGTCGACACCATGCTGGACTGCGCGCTGGATGCCGCGCGCCGCTCCGGGGTGGAGGACCCCACTGTGCTGCGGGTTCCCGGCACCGTCGAGCTTCCGGTGGCGGCACAGGAACTCACCCGGGAGCACGACGCCGTCGTGGCTCTGGGGGTCGTCATACGGGGCGGAACCCCGCACTTCGACTATGTCTGCCAGTCGTTCACCCAGGGGATCACCGAGGTCGCGCTGCGGTCCGCAACCCCGGTCGCCCACGGGGTGCTGACCTGTGATAACCAGGAGCAGGCGTGGGATCGGGCCGGTTTCCTGGGAAGCCGTGAGGACAAGGGAACCGAGGCCGTGGTGGCAGCGCTGGACACCGCCCTGGTGCTACGCGGCGTACGCGCCGGGAGCCGAGCCGGTCAGTGA
- the rpe gene encoding ribulose-phosphate 3-epimerase, with protein MAIQISPSILSADFTHLADEAAAVANSADWLHVDVMDNHFVPNLTLGLPVVESLHRVADLPLDCHLMIEDPDRWAPSYAEAGAGGVTIHAEAAKAPVRTLRTIRAEHARAGLAINPATPVEHYAELLPELDMVLLMTVEPGFGGQSFLEMVVPKIRRARELIDGGGGTVRLQVDGGVSADTIEQAAAAGADVFVAGSAVYGKEDPAAAVDALRAQAQREAH; from the coding sequence GTGGCAATCCAGATCTCTCCCAGCATCCTGTCCGCTGACTTCACTCATCTCGCGGACGAGGCGGCGGCGGTGGCGAACTCGGCCGACTGGCTGCACGTCGACGTCATGGACAACCATTTCGTACCCAACCTGACGTTGGGGCTTCCCGTTGTGGAGTCGTTACACCGCGTGGCGGACCTTCCGCTGGACTGTCATCTGATGATCGAGGACCCGGACCGGTGGGCTCCGTCCTACGCCGAGGCCGGAGCCGGCGGGGTGACCATCCACGCCGAGGCCGCCAAGGCGCCCGTGCGGACCCTGCGCACCATCCGTGCTGAGCACGCGCGTGCGGGACTGGCGATCAACCCCGCCACACCGGTCGAGCACTACGCCGAGCTGTTGCCGGAACTGGACATGGTTCTGCTGATGACCGTTGAACCGGGGTTCGGCGGGCAGAGTTTCCTCGAGATGGTCGTACCGAAGATCCGGCGCGCCCGGGAACTGATCGACGGTGGTGGGGGAACGGTCCGACTCCAGGTCGACGGTGGCGTCAGCGCCGACACGATCGAGCAGGCCGCCGCGGCGGGAGCGGACGTCTTCGTGGCCGGATCGGCGGTGTACGGGAAGGAGGACCCCGCCGCCGCTGTTGACGCGCTACGTGCCCAGGCACAACGGGAAGCACACTAA
- a CDS encoding aminotransferase class V-fold PLP-dependent enzyme gives MTTVATDPLSSCAAGNEPADTSLVGSEVPVPLVTGERVDYANFDYAASAPCLSTVQEALHAALPYYASVHRGAGFHSQLSTRAYERARLSAAEFVDARDNDTVLFVRGTTDALNLLARAVPDGCSVVVFSTEHHANLLPWQHRGSRVGHLSQLPLPSDPQEAVAAARAALRAAPEGPRLLCVTAASNVTGEVWPVEELADVAHAEGARIVVDAAQLVPHCAFSLAETGADYVAFSGHKLYAPFGSGVLAGRTDWLRAADPYLAGGGATRLVSEDGVRWNDLPARHEAGTPNLLGAVALGTACDTLRAAGQDRLHEREQELLTRLREGIATVGKVHDLGLWHRNHPRVGIVSFVVDGLPSDLVGAALAAEYGIGVRDGLFCAHPLTRGLLPDGHGQAVRASLGLGTTPEHVDRLVAALSELADHGPRWEYRDDGGHLVPVPDPRW, from the coding sequence ATGACGACTGTCGCCACTGACCCGCTGTCCTCCTGTGCCGCAGGGAACGAACCCGCGGACACGAGCCTCGTCGGATCCGAGGTTCCCGTCCCGCTGGTGACGGGAGAACGGGTCGACTACGCCAACTTCGACTACGCCGCGAGCGCCCCGTGCCTCAGCACGGTGCAGGAGGCGTTGCACGCCGCACTGCCCTACTACGCGAGCGTGCACCGCGGCGCCGGTTTCCACTCCCAACTCAGTACCAGGGCCTACGAGCGTGCGCGGCTTTCGGCGGCGGAGTTCGTCGACGCGCGCGACAACGACACCGTGCTGTTCGTCCGGGGAACCACCGACGCGCTCAACCTGCTGGCCCGTGCCGTTCCCGACGGTTGTTCGGTGGTGGTCTTCTCCACGGAACACCACGCGAACCTGTTGCCGTGGCAACACCGCGGCAGCCGCGTCGGCCACCTGAGCCAGCTCCCGCTGCCCTCCGACCCCCAGGAGGCGGTGGCGGCGGCCCGGGCGGCGCTTCGCGCCGCTCCCGAGGGGCCGCGCCTGCTCTGTGTCACGGCCGCGTCCAACGTCACCGGGGAGGTGTGGCCGGTGGAGGAGCTGGCGGACGTGGCCCACGCGGAAGGCGCGCGTATCGTCGTCGACGCCGCCCAACTCGTCCCGCACTGCGCCTTCAGCCTGGCCGAGACCGGAGCCGACTACGTGGCCTTCTCCGGACACAAGCTCTACGCGCCCTTCGGCTCGGGTGTGCTGGCGGGCCGCACCGACTGGTTGCGGGCCGCGGACCCCTACCTTGCCGGCGGAGGCGCCACCCGTCTCGTGTCCGAGGACGGCGTACGGTGGAACGACCTGCCCGCCCGCCACGAGGCGGGCACCCCCAACCTGTTGGGCGCCGTGGCGCTCGGAACCGCCTGTGACACGCTCCGGGCCGCTGGTCAGGACCGGCTGCACGAACGGGAGCAGGAGTTGCTGACCCGGTTGCGGGAGGGGATAGCAACCGTCGGAAAGGTGCACGACCTCGGTCTGTGGCACAGGAACCATCCCCGTGTGGGAATCGTGTCGTTCGTGGTCGACGGTCTGCCCAGCGATCTGGTGGGAGCGGCCCTGGCAGCGGAGTACGGGATCGGAGTGCGGGACGGACTGTTCTGCGCCCACCCCCTCACCCGCGGGCTGCTTCCGGACGGTCACGGGCAGGCCGTACGCGCCAGTCTGGGCCTGGGAACGACCCCCGAGCACGTCGACAGGCTGGTCGCGGCGCTGTCCGAACTCGCCGACCACGGTCCGCGCTGGGAGTACCGGGACGACGGGGGGCACCTCGTGCCCGTGCCCGACCCGCGCTGGTGA